The Spirosoma radiotolerans genome has a window encoding:
- a CDS encoding DUF2442 domain-containing protein, giving the protein MRTLAVTEAEYIDQYRLRVTFSDETSQVIDFGPFLLIHPHPQHDKYRKLANFKRFKAERGNVVWGRDWDLIFPVAQLHQGYVGPAVY; this is encoded by the coding sequence ATGAGAACGCTCGCAGTTACCGAAGCAGAGTATATAGATCAATACCGGTTGAGAGTAACGTTTTCTGACGAAACCTCACAAGTTATTGACTTTGGTCCTTTTTTATTAATACACCCACATCCGCAGCATGATAAGTACCGTAAATTGGCAAATTTCAAACGATTTAAGGCAGAACGGGGCAACGTCGTTTGGGGTCGGGACTGGGATTTAATTTTTCCCGTGGCGCAGTTGCATCAGGGGTATGTGGGGCCAGCGGTTTATTGA
- a CDS encoding NAD(P)/FAD-dependent oxidoreductase gives MPSSIIIGAGMSGLTAARELRLQGWEVVVLDKGRGVGGRLATRRIDQARADHGAQYFSATTPDFQKVVRELATDQVVTQWPLEHNNMADPAFSYPYYIGIEGMNAVAKTLSRNLTVLTGETVVSFRMENAQWLVETESGKPFRADALLITLPAPQALTLIQKSGFALTPSDQSTLSAITYRPCIAVMVALNRPSNLPAPGAVRYETGDIAWVADNGQKGISPAQPSVTIHASADFSRTHFDDDLATIGRQLIGQLPTLIPADSLSTVQVHRWRYSLADQRHPAPFLAVDGSLPLLFGGDGFGMGNVEGAFTSGLAMAKFVSA, from the coding sequence ATGCCGTCTTCTATCATCATTGGCGCGGGCATGTCGGGCCTTACGGCCGCCCGCGAATTGCGCTTACAAGGTTGGGAGGTTGTCGTGCTCGATAAAGGTCGGGGTGTGGGCGGCCGACTGGCTACCCGCCGAATTGACCAGGCCCGCGCCGATCATGGCGCCCAGTACTTCTCCGCCACCACACCCGATTTCCAGAAAGTCGTTCGGGAGTTGGCAACCGATCAGGTCGTTACCCAATGGCCGCTCGAACACAACAATATGGCAGATCCCGCATTCAGCTATCCATACTATATTGGCATTGAAGGCATGAATGCTGTGGCGAAAACGCTGAGTCGAAACCTGACCGTGCTGACGGGCGAAACCGTTGTTTCGTTTCGAATGGAGAATGCCCAATGGCTTGTTGAGACGGAATCGGGCAAGCCGTTCCGGGCTGATGCTTTACTGATTACCCTACCCGCTCCGCAGGCGCTCACCCTGATTCAGAAAAGTGGGTTTGCACTGACACCGTCCGATCAGTCGACGCTCTCGGCTATAACTTATCGTCCCTGTATCGCCGTCATGGTAGCCCTGAACCGACCCAGCAACCTGCCCGCTCCCGGTGCCGTCCGGTACGAAACCGGCGACATTGCGTGGGTTGCCGACAACGGGCAGAAAGGCATCTCGCCTGCTCAGCCGTCCGTTACGATCCATGCCAGTGCCGACTTCAGCCGAACGCATTTCGATGATGATCTGGCAACGATCGGTCGGCAACTGATCGGCCAGTTACCAACGCTGATTCCGGCCGATAGCCTCAGCACCGTTCAGGTACATCGGTGGCGCTATAGCCTGGCCGACCAGCGCCACCCGGCCCCTTTTCTGGCAGTCGATGGCTCGCTCCCGCTGCTGTTTGGCGGTGATGGGTTCGGTATGGGCAACGTCGAAGGAGCGTTTACATCGGGCCTGGCGATGGCAAAATTCGTCAGCGCCTAA
- a CDS encoding gluconate 2-dehydrogenase subunit 3 family protein, with amino-acid sequence MNRREALSRVSLMLGGTLSAPTLLAFDRWNQMTPESRVNSPSILNEEQREIMARVAERIIPKTDTPGAIDVGVPAFIELMLREGYTKPVQDTFLTGLGDLAGKGFLTASADQQTTLLKQVEAQTLANAKAGSVSFWQLIKELTVWGYFTSEAGIKSSFDYQPIPGKFEAIKIRPGQKDFMYGNQV; translated from the coding sequence ATGAACAGACGGGAAGCATTATCACGGGTGAGCCTGATGCTGGGCGGTACCCTCTCGGCCCCGACCTTACTGGCCTTTGATCGCTGGAACCAGATGACCCCGGAAAGCCGGGTAAACAGCCCATCAATCCTGAATGAAGAGCAGCGGGAAATTATGGCGCGTGTGGCCGAACGCATTATTCCCAAAACCGATACGCCGGGCGCTATTGATGTTGGTGTTCCAGCGTTTATTGAACTGATGCTGCGCGAGGGCTACACCAAGCCCGTGCAGGATACGTTTCTGACGGGCCTCGGCGATCTGGCTGGTAAAGGGTTCCTGACCGCTTCGGCCGATCAGCAAACAACACTCCTCAAACAGGTCGAAGCCCAGACACTGGCCAATGCCAAAGCTGGTTCGGTATCGTTTTGGCAACTGATCAAGGAGCTGACCGTCTGGGGGTATTTTACATCCGAAGCGGGCATCAAGTCCTCATTCGATTATCAGCCCATTCCGGGAAAATTCGAGGCTATCAAGATCAGGCCGGGTCAGAAAGATTTTATGTACGGCAACCAGGTTTAA
- a CDS encoding HNH endonuclease, translating into MPPFNQTQLTIYTRKFTKLKQGGTPYGKAPHKPIFLLTLIELIEKQLITENRVTITPELVATFKENFSLLVQTAHKDDFTQPFFYLQSEGFWFLRPKVTERIEVYIRSVQTLSDRLDFGYFTDDLFDLLTNEYARLFLKNTLLDHYFADTKAEFMRVKNAGRSYLLDLETYLLNEKEAAYIPVQVTDDEEIRFIRGGLFKKLVPKVYDFTCAISGMKVIAVDGSSLVEACHIVPISISGDDKVTNGIALCPNLHTAFDKGMIGVDERLRVVVSPSLADEITSPYNLKQFHGQPLRLPFGEVHYPKMDSFRWHMRERFKG; encoded by the coding sequence ATGCCTCCTTTTAACCAGACACAACTAACCATCTACACCCGAAAATTTACGAAGCTTAAACAGGGAGGAACTCCGTATGGAAAAGCTCCTCATAAGCCCATTTTTCTGCTTACGTTGATTGAGTTAATCGAGAAGCAACTCATCACCGAAAACCGGGTCACGATCACCCCCGAACTGGTGGCTACGTTCAAAGAGAACTTTTCATTGCTCGTTCAAACAGCGCACAAAGACGATTTCACACAGCCATTTTTTTATCTGCAATCCGAAGGGTTCTGGTTTCTAAGACCCAAGGTAACAGAGCGAATAGAGGTTTATATCCGTAGTGTTCAGACCCTCAGCGACCGGCTTGACTTTGGTTATTTTACCGATGACCTGTTTGATCTGCTGACAAACGAGTATGCCCGGCTATTCCTAAAAAATACCCTTCTTGATCACTATTTTGCAGATACCAAAGCCGAATTCATGCGTGTTAAAAACGCTGGACGCAGCTACCTGCTTGACCTGGAAACGTATCTGCTGAATGAGAAGGAAGCGGCCTATATACCGGTACAAGTAACCGACGATGAAGAAATACGCTTTATACGGGGTGGCTTATTCAAGAAACTGGTGCCCAAGGTCTATGATTTTACCTGTGCTATTTCGGGTATGAAGGTGATTGCCGTAGATGGTTCGTCACTGGTCGAAGCTTGCCACATTGTTCCTATCAGTATTTCCGGCGATGATAAAGTCACGAATGGAATTGCCCTGTGCCCGAATCTGCACACCGCTTTCGACAAAGGCATGATTGGCGTCGACGAGCGTTTGCGCGTGGTAGTCTCACCCTCGTTAGCTGATGAGATCACCAGTCCCTATAACCTTAAGCAGTTTCACGGCCAGCCGTTGCGACTGCCGTTTGGTGAGGTACATTATCCCAAAATGGATAGTTTTCGGTGGCACATGCGGGAGCGGTTTAAAGGCTGA
- a CDS encoding alpha-amylase family protein, which translates to MERREFIKTTSLLSGAYALIGQASFAGFAPTDGYWLDGPMRWVQLAFVERDPGHYDPDFWLSYFKRIHADGALLSAGGVVAFYPTKIPLHHRSDYLGDTDPLGYLVAGCKKLGMKIMLRTDPHAARQAVYDAHPDWIAVNADGAKRRHWANPDLWVTCSLGPYNFEFMPQVNAEIMQRYQPEGIFSNRWASPDICYCEHCTRNFTAYSGQPLPRKAERLDPTYRKWSEWRVTRLRELWALWDAGIRNERPASRFIPNGFPDKVLTGKEADLFFADQQARRGLMAPWSNGKGAKELRSTLGQKPLIGIFSVGIEEELRWKDSVQSDAEIRIWVAEGTANGMRPCFVKFGGDIYDKRWMNAVARLYEGYYKNEKYLRNTASMARVGVVYSEQTNRNYGGQPWQQKSGDHLDGMYHALVESRVPFDMVNDRLLTLDELKRFKLLILPNIAALSDAQCAQLLAFVNAGGSLVATFETSLYDQDGKQRPDFGLASLFGVSYNQKVEGPMRNSYLQLRPDAKNSQTQLILSGLDDTPRIINTAYQVDVKPTTAFPSPITLIPSYPDLPMEDVYPRVAETDTRELYLRQVGKGRVAYIPGDLDRSFWQLMSTDHGKLLGNIVRWALDEEPIVAIEGPGVIDVNVWRQAKSMTVHLVNLTNPMMMKGPFREMIPIDTQVTIKLPAGANVASVKLLMREQTPKFEIKNGALTLAVPQILDHEIVALDLG; encoded by the coding sequence ATGGAACGAAGAGAGTTTATTAAGACGACCAGTCTTTTAAGCGGAGCCTATGCACTGATCGGACAGGCTTCTTTTGCCGGATTCGCCCCGACCGATGGGTATTGGCTCGATGGGCCCATGCGCTGGGTACAACTGGCGTTTGTCGAGCGTGACCCCGGCCATTATGACCCCGATTTCTGGCTCAGCTATTTTAAACGAATTCATGCCGATGGCGCCTTACTGAGCGCCGGGGGCGTGGTCGCTTTTTATCCAACGAAGATTCCGCTCCACCACCGGAGCGACTACCTGGGCGATACAGATCCACTGGGTTATCTGGTTGCTGGTTGCAAAAAACTGGGCATGAAGATCATGCTTCGTACCGATCCTCATGCCGCCCGGCAGGCTGTGTACGACGCCCACCCCGATTGGATTGCAGTCAATGCCGATGGCGCCAAACGCCGTCACTGGGCCAACCCCGATTTGTGGGTGACCTGCTCATTAGGACCGTACAATTTCGAGTTTATGCCCCAGGTGAATGCCGAGATCATGCAACGGTATCAGCCCGAAGGCATTTTCTCGAACCGATGGGCAAGTCCGGACATTTGCTACTGCGAGCATTGTACCCGGAACTTTACCGCCTATTCGGGTCAGCCGCTCCCCCGGAAAGCAGAACGGCTCGACCCTACGTACCGCAAATGGTCGGAGTGGCGCGTGACGCGGCTGCGGGAATTGTGGGCCTTGTGGGACGCTGGTATCCGCAACGAACGACCAGCTTCCCGGTTCATTCCCAACGGATTTCCCGATAAGGTGTTGACGGGTAAAGAGGCTGATCTCTTCTTCGCCGATCAGCAGGCCCGGCGGGGTCTGATGGCCCCCTGGTCGAATGGAAAAGGGGCCAAGGAACTTCGGTCGACGCTGGGCCAGAAACCGCTGATCGGCATTTTCAGCGTGGGTATTGAAGAAGAACTCCGCTGGAAAGACTCGGTACAGAGCGACGCCGAAATTCGGATTTGGGTAGCCGAAGGCACGGCCAATGGGATGCGCCCCTGCTTCGTCAAGTTTGGGGGCGACATCTATGACAAACGATGGATGAATGCCGTTGCCAGGTTGTACGAAGGCTATTATAAAAACGAGAAATACCTTCGAAATACGGCGTCGATGGCCCGCGTTGGTGTTGTTTACTCCGAACAAACCAACCGCAATTACGGCGGCCAACCCTGGCAGCAGAAAAGCGGTGATCACCTGGATGGTATGTACCACGCGCTTGTGGAAAGCCGGGTTCCCTTCGATATGGTCAACGACCGCTTGCTCACGCTCGACGAGTTGAAGCGATTCAAGCTGTTAATACTTCCCAATATAGCCGCTCTCTCCGACGCTCAATGCGCTCAGCTACTAGCCTTCGTGAACGCCGGAGGTAGCCTGGTCGCCACCTTCGAAACGTCGCTTTATGACCAAGACGGCAAGCAACGCCCCGACTTTGGACTGGCCAGCTTATTTGGTGTTTCCTACAATCAGAAAGTAGAAGGCCCCATGCGGAATAGCTATTTACAGTTGCGTCCGGATGCCAAAAACAGCCAAACGCAGCTAATTCTGTCCGGTCTGGACGATACGCCCCGCATCATCAACACGGCTTATCAGGTCGACGTAAAACCCACCACTGCGTTTCCCAGCCCCATTACTCTCATCCCAAGCTATCCTGACCTTCCGATGGAAGATGTTTACCCGCGTGTCGCCGAAACCGATACACGGGAGCTGTACCTTCGGCAGGTGGGCAAAGGACGCGTGGCATACATTCCCGGCGATCTGGACCGCTCGTTCTGGCAACTGATGAGCACTGATCACGGGAAACTGCTCGGCAATATTGTCCGTTGGGCGCTCGATGAAGAGCCGATTGTGGCTATTGAAGGACCCGGCGTAATCGACGTGAACGTCTGGCGACAGGCGAAATCCATGACGGTACACCTGGTCAACCTGACCAATCCGATGATGATGAAAGGCCCCTTTCGGGAGATGATTCCCATTGATACACAGGTAACCATCAAGCTACCAGCCGGAGCGAACGTAGCGAGTGTCAAACTACTCATGCGTGAGCAAACGCCCAAGTTTGAGATCAAAAATGGTGCATTAACGCTAGCCGTTCCCCAGATTCTCGACCATGAAATTGTGGCGCTGGATTTGGGCTAG
- a CDS encoding polysaccharide deacetylase family protein: MTGRILLLLTFLFSGLCAGMAQSNPPRLLVRGDDMGYSHAGNEAILKCYKDGIEKSIEVLVPSPWFPEAVDMLKQIPTADVGIHLTLTSEWDNVKWRPLSDCPSLRDADGYFYPMVRPNKNYPKRSVVENDWKLADIEKEFRAQIELAMRKIPRISHLSGHMGCTSLNDEVNTLVKKLAQEYHIPQYDAKLGEAGVVHAGYIGAHTTSEEKLQSFLNMLESLEAGKTYIFVDHPGLDTPEVQAIHHIGYENVAADRQGVTDIWTNPRVKELIKTKGIQLIGYNDLGK, translated from the coding sequence ATGACTGGCCGAATTCTACTTTTACTGACGTTTCTTTTTTCCGGCTTGTGCGCTGGTATGGCGCAATCGAATCCACCCCGTCTGCTTGTTCGGGGCGACGATATGGGCTACTCGCACGCGGGCAACGAAGCCATTCTGAAATGTTACAAAGACGGTATCGAAAAGTCTATCGAAGTGTTGGTACCCTCGCCCTGGTTTCCGGAAGCGGTTGACATGCTGAAGCAAATCCCGACGGCCGACGTGGGTATCCATTTAACCCTGACCAGCGAATGGGATAATGTAAAATGGCGGCCTTTATCTGACTGTCCCAGCCTGCGCGATGCCGATGGCTACTTTTACCCTATGGTTCGTCCGAACAAAAATTACCCCAAACGCTCGGTGGTGGAAAATGACTGGAAACTGGCCGATATTGAAAAGGAGTTCCGCGCGCAAATCGAACTGGCCATGCGGAAAATCCCCCGAATAAGCCATCTGTCGGGGCATATGGGTTGTACAAGCCTGAACGATGAGGTAAATACACTGGTCAAAAAACTAGCGCAGGAGTATCACATCCCTCAGTATGACGCGAAACTTGGCGAGGCTGGCGTTGTGCATGCGGGCTACATCGGTGCACACACGACATCGGAAGAAAAACTGCAAAGCTTCCTGAACATGCTCGAAAGCCTTGAGGCCGGGAAAACCTACATTTTTGTCGATCATCCCGGACTGGATACCCCCGAAGTGCAGGCAATCCATCACATCGGCTACGAGAATGTAGCGGCTGATCGTCAGGGCGTAACGGACATCTGGACGAATCCACGCGTTAAAGAACTGATCAAGACGAAAGGAATTCAGTTGATAGGCTACAATGATTTAGGGAAATAG
- a CDS encoding GMC oxidoreductase, whose protein sequence is MNLNINAQKAQTYDAIVVGSGMTGGWAAKELTEKGLNVLVLERGYEIKHVEDYKTAMQDPWEFEHRGKITTVAAEEHYASMFFSAKEGSQFNFTNDKEHPYIQKRPFNWIRGYHTGGKSLIWGKHTYRWNREDFLANTKEGIGIDWPIRYEELVPWYTYIEKFVGISGQAEGLAVLPDSTFLPPMAMTAPEVHFKKSVAQKLNRPITIGRVAHLTKPQPWHTAVGRASCQFRNRCTRGCPYGGYFSSLAATLPAARSTNRLTILHNAIVKEIILDDHDQKAKGVRVIDQNTMEVREFYAKVLFLNAGTIGSTSILMNSKSARFPNGLGNDSDQLGRNLMDHHLAVGARADIEGFEDDYYFGARPGSLYIPRFRNWGNDKKRDYLRGFGYQGGAARADWSRGSTEPGFGADFKKRLTQPGPWKMSLTGFGEVLPDPNNRFYLSPDKTDKWGLPQVVFDADFSANDRAMRKDIMNDGAEMLEAAGFKNVTTYDNPAAHMGLGIHEMGTARMGKDPKTSVLNKYNQVHTCKNVFVTDGSAMASASNVNPSLTYMALTARAASYAVAQLKAKNL, encoded by the coding sequence ATGAATCTGAATATAAACGCACAAAAAGCTCAAACCTACGACGCCATCGTGGTGGGTTCCGGTATGACGGGGGGCTGGGCCGCTAAAGAACTTACCGAAAAAGGCTTGAACGTACTCGTGCTGGAACGCGGCTACGAGATCAAACACGTTGAGGATTATAAAACCGCCATGCAGGATCCCTGGGAATTTGAACACCGGGGAAAAATCACGACGGTAGCCGCCGAAGAACATTATGCCAGCATGTTCTTCTCGGCCAAAGAGGGCAGTCAGTTCAATTTCACCAACGACAAAGAGCATCCCTACATCCAGAAACGGCCGTTCAACTGGATTCGGGGATACCATACGGGCGGGAAATCGCTGATCTGGGGCAAACATACCTACCGCTGGAACCGGGAAGATTTCCTGGCCAATACCAAAGAGGGAATCGGGATAGACTGGCCTATTCGCTACGAAGAGTTGGTGCCGTGGTATACCTACATCGAAAAATTCGTAGGTATCAGCGGACAGGCTGAAGGATTGGCCGTGTTGCCCGATAGCACCTTTCTGCCGCCCATGGCGATGACTGCCCCGGAAGTGCATTTTAAAAAATCGGTCGCACAGAAACTAAATCGGCCCATAACCATTGGACGGGTGGCGCACCTCACCAAGCCGCAGCCCTGGCATACGGCCGTGGGCCGGGCGAGTTGTCAGTTTCGGAACCGCTGTACGCGGGGTTGTCCATACGGGGGGTATTTCAGCTCGCTGGCGGCCACGCTGCCAGCCGCCCGAAGCACCAACCGGCTGACGATCCTTCACAACGCCATTGTGAAAGAGATCATCCTGGACGATCATGACCAGAAAGCCAAAGGCGTGCGGGTCATCGACCAGAACACGATGGAAGTGCGGGAATTCTACGCCAAAGTGCTTTTCCTGAATGCAGGCACCATTGGTTCTACGTCTATTCTGATGAACTCGAAATCAGCCCGTTTTCCCAACGGACTGGGCAACGACAGCGATCAACTCGGCCGCAACCTGATGGATCATCACCTGGCCGTTGGAGCCAGAGCCGATATCGAAGGTTTTGAGGACGATTACTATTTCGGAGCTCGTCCGGGCAGTCTGTACATCCCACGCTTCCGCAACTGGGGCAACGACAAAAAACGCGACTACCTGCGCGGCTTTGGCTACCAGGGTGGGGCCGCCCGCGCTGACTGGTCGAGGGGCAGTACAGAACCGGGTTTCGGAGCTGACTTCAAGAAACGCCTGACGCAGCCCGGTCCCTGGAAAATGAGTCTGACCGGCTTTGGCGAAGTGCTGCCCGATCCCAACAACCGGTTCTACCTCAGTCCCGACAAAACCGATAAATGGGGTCTGCCGCAGGTGGTGTTCGACGCCGATTTCAGCGCCAACGACCGGGCCATGCGGAAAGACATCATGAACGATGGCGCCGAAATGCTGGAAGCTGCCGGGTTCAAAAACGTCACCACATACGATAACCCGGCGGCACACATGGGGCTGGGTATTCACGAAATGGGGACTGCCCGCATGGGTAAAGACCCGAAAACGTCGGTGCTCAACAAGTACAACCAGGTACACACCTGCAAAAATGTATTTGTCACAGACGGCTCGGCGATGGCGTCGGCCTCGAATGTAAACCCATCGCTCACCTATATGGCGCTCACAGCCCGAGCCGCCAGCTATGCCGTGGCACAGCTCAAGGCGAAGAATCTTTGA
- a CDS encoding polysaccharide deacetylase family protein produces the protein MFSRQFLPLALAFGLSVLFTNGLSGCQSKGSTATENAAGSAVDSSSSSKAAEKTTAKTAEKTGTATPASIPANKIADAATILARPQVPILCYHQIRDWRASDSKSAKDYIIPVAAFREQMKMLADSGYHTVLPDQLYAYLATGAPLPPKPIMLTFDDGDLDQYTVAAPELEKHGFKGAFFIMTVAIGRHGKQPYMDKTQIKDLSDRGHAIGAHTWDHHNVKKYQGDDWKIQIEEPKAKLEAIVGKPIKYFAYPFGLWNKQALPELQKRGYAAAFTLADKRDDSMPLYTVRRIIAGGQWKATTMYRNMIQSFD, from the coding sequence ATGTTCAGTCGTCAGTTTTTACCGCTTGCCCTGGCCTTTGGCCTCTCTGTTTTATTCACTAATGGCTTATCGGGTTGCCAGTCCAAAGGATCTACAGCCACCGAAAACGCTGCTGGTTCGGCAGTCGATTCGTCGAGTAGCTCAAAAGCGGCCGAAAAAACAACCGCTAAGACCGCCGAGAAAACTGGGACCGCAACGCCGGCCAGTATTCCTGCTAATAAAATAGCCGATGCGGCTACAATCCTGGCTCGTCCGCAGGTTCCCATTTTGTGTTACCACCAGATCCGCGACTGGCGTGCGAGTGATTCTAAATCGGCGAAAGACTATATCATCCCTGTGGCGGCCTTCCGCGAACAGATGAAGATGCTGGCCGATAGCGGTTACCATACCGTGTTGCCCGATCAACTCTACGCTTATCTGGCTACCGGTGCTCCGTTGCCTCCTAAACCGATCATGCTCACCTTCGATGACGGTGATCTTGACCAATATACGGTGGCCGCTCCTGAACTCGAAAAGCACGGTTTCAAAGGGGCGTTCTTCATCATGACCGTCGCCATTGGCCGACATGGAAAACAGCCATACATGGACAAAACGCAGATCAAAGATCTGTCGGATCGGGGACACGCTATTGGCGCCCATACCTGGGACCACCATAACGTGAAAAAATACCAGGGCGACGATTGGAAAATCCAGATCGAAGAGCCTAAAGCGAAGCTGGAAGCGATTGTGGGTAAACCCATTAAGTATTTTGCCTATCCATTTGGACTATGGAACAAACAGGCGCTGCCCGAACTACAAAAGCGGGGCTATGCAGCCGCCTTTACGCTGGCCGATAAACGCGACGATAGCATGCCGCTTTACACGGTTCGGCGGATCATTGCCGGTGGACAGTGGAAGGCTACGACCATGTATCGGAACATGATTCAGAGTTTTGATTAA
- a CDS encoding L-lactate permease: MTWKQVIDPFGNITLSVLVAAIPVLFIFWALIIRKMKGYQASLIATGIAMLIATLVYGMPVKLALLSAAHGALYGLFPICWLVIMAVFLFNITVKSGQFEIIKHFMGSITADRRLQALLIAFSFGSFLEGTAGFGAPVAITAAMLVGLGFNPLYASGICLIANTAPVAFGSIGIPITVASQVSGIPELPISQMVGRTLPLLSVMLPFYLVSIIAGITKAREIWPAVLVSGISFAFLQYVSSNFLGPALPDVIAGLGSIICLMTFLRVWKPKTIWRFANEPAATSNAHISYTGGQTIRAWSPFIVLTILIIAWGIQPIKDVLNMTGMLQFEFPGLHNAILGSDGNPIPKLFKVNYLSAAGTAILLAALIVIPLVGLTYRVGITVFKETLIQLRFPILSVASVLAFAYILNDSGITLTLAAVLASTGILFPFFAPILGWLGVFITGSDTSANALFSKLQYATAQSIGVDPVVTVAANVSGGVVGKMISPQSIAVAAAAGDLVGKESQLFRFTVKHSFFMLIFICVLTLAQAYVLKWIIPTYEMLDTKRLTTLPDLSRGHTYLLILALLLAALAVAIRSIASKRKQSPALTNE; the protein is encoded by the coding sequence ATGACCTGGAAACAAGTTATTGATCCGTTCGGAAACATCACGCTCTCGGTACTGGTAGCGGCCATACCCGTTCTGTTTATCTTCTGGGCGCTGATAATCCGAAAAATGAAAGGGTACCAGGCGAGTTTGATTGCAACGGGTATTGCCATGCTCATTGCGACGCTGGTTTATGGCATGCCGGTCAAGCTAGCCCTTTTATCAGCAGCGCATGGGGCGCTGTACGGGCTGTTTCCCATTTGCTGGCTCGTGATCATGGCGGTCTTCCTGTTCAATATCACCGTCAAAAGTGGCCAGTTCGAGATCATCAAACACTTCATGGGGTCAATCACCGCCGACCGCCGATTACAGGCGTTGTTGATTGCGTTTTCGTTCGGCTCGTTTCTGGAAGGCACGGCGGGTTTTGGGGCACCGGTAGCCATCACAGCCGCCATGCTGGTGGGTTTGGGGTTCAACCCGCTCTATGCGTCGGGCATCTGCCTGATTGCCAATACAGCGCCGGTTGCGTTCGGCTCCATCGGCATCCCAATTACGGTGGCCTCGCAGGTATCAGGCATTCCCGAACTGCCTATTTCGCAAATGGTGGGCCGAACGCTGCCCCTCCTGTCCGTCATGCTGCCTTTTTACCTGGTCAGTATCATTGCCGGGATTACGAAAGCCCGGGAAATCTGGCCCGCCGTTCTGGTGTCCGGCATTTCGTTTGCTTTTCTTCAATATGTTTCGTCCAATTTCCTCGGCCCGGCCCTGCCCGATGTGATTGCCGGTCTGGGGTCAATTATCTGTTTGATGACCTTCCTGCGGGTCTGGAAACCCAAAACCATCTGGCGCTTTGCCAATGAACCTGCCGCAACCAGCAACGCCCACATCAGCTACACAGGCGGCCAGACGATCCGGGCCTGGTCGCCATTTATTGTCCTGACGATTCTGATCATTGCCTGGGGTATACAACCCATAAAAGACGTGCTCAACATGACCGGGATGCTTCAGTTCGAGTTTCCGGGTTTGCACAACGCCATTCTGGGCAGCGATGGCAATCCAATCCCCAAGCTCTTCAAGGTCAACTACCTGTCGGCGGCCGGAACGGCTATTCTGCTGGCGGCTCTCATCGTCATTCCGCTGGTCGGGCTGACGTACAGAGTTGGGATAACCGTCTTTAAGGAAACCCTCATCCAGTTGCGGTTTCCTATTTTGTCGGTGGCCTCGGTACTGGCCTTCGCCTACATTCTGAACGACTCCGGCATTACGCTCACGCTGGCGGCCGTTCTGGCGAGTACGGGCATCCTGTTTCCATTTTTCGCCCCTATTCTGGGCTGGCTGGGCGTCTTTATTACGGGTTCCGACACCTCCGCCAATGCGCTATTCAGTAAGCTTCAGTACGCTACGGCGCAGTCCATTGGCGTCGACCCTGTGGTAACGGTGGCCGCCAATGTATCGGGTGGGGTGGTGGGTAAAATGATTTCGCCACAGTCCATTGCGGTGGCCGCAGCTGCCGGTGACTTGGTCGGCAAAGAGTCGCAACTGTTCCGCTTTACGGTGAAACACAGTTTCTTTATGCTGATTTTCATTTGCGTTCTGACCCTGGCGCAGGCTTACGTCCTGAAGTGGATTATTCCGACGTATGAAATGCTCGACACCAAAAGGCTGACAACACTCCCCGACTTAAGCCGTGGCCATACATATTTGCTGATCTTGGCCTTGCTGCTCGCTGCGCTGGCCGTCGCCATCCGTTCGATAGCCAGCAAAAGAAAACAATCGCCAGCCCTGACAAATGAATAA